The genomic window CGCGCCGGGCGAGGCTCGCGGCGAAGGCGCCCGGTGCGACGGTGTCGCGGCCGAGATCGGGCACGCCGAACAGGCTGGCGTAGCCGGTGAAATGGCCATCCATCGAAAGACCTCGGAAGGAGTGAAGAGCGGGCTCTGCCCGAATCCCGCCGGGGCCTCATACCAAGTTGCAGGGAATCCGACCGATGGTCGGATTCCCTGCGCCCGGCGGACGCCCGCCGCCGCGCCTTCGCGCGGGCAACCGGCGATGCGTCGGGATCATCGCCGGTTGGTATCAGGCCCCGGTCCCCGGGACTTCGGACGAATAACCGACAGCCTCGCGCTTCTCGGCCGCAGACAGGAAATCGGCGCCCTGGACGCGGCGCCAGAGTGATTCGCGCTCGGTCGCCAAGGCCTCGACCGCATCGAGATCCGGCTCCAGCCGGGCCGGGCCGAAGGCCGGTTCGAGCCAGCGGGCGAGCGAGTCGGCGGTGCGGCGCACCAGCGGGATCACCGTCTGCCGGTAGAAGGCGCGGTTGGCCTCGGCGTAGTTGGCGTGGGTGTTGTCGCCGGGAAGCCCGAGCAGCAGCGGCGGCACGCCGAAGGCCAGGGCGATCTCGCGGGCGGCGGCCGCCTTGGCCTCGACGAAATCCATCTCCTTCGGCGAGAGCGAGAGCGGGCGCCAGTCGAGTCCGCCGTCGAGGAGGAGCGGGCGCCCGGCATTGGCGCTGCCCTGATAGCTCGCCTCCAGTTCCGCCTTCAGACGGGTGAACTGCGTGTCGCTCAAGGCGGCGCCGGTCGAGGGCGCGAAGACCAGGGCGCCGGAAGGACGCGCGGCGTTGTCGAGCAGCGCCTTGTTCCAGGCGCCCGCCGCGTTGTGGATGTCGAGCGGCACCGCCGCCGCCTCCATCGGCGAGAGGCCGTAATGGTCGTCGAGCGGGTTGAACAACGTCAGATGGAGGATCGGCGGCACGGCGCCCGCCTGCTCGTAGCGGACCCGCCGCCCGCCGACGGCGTATTCGTAGGCGACCGGCCAGCCGTCGGCGCCGGCCACCACGCGCATCCGGTCCGGACGCAGGCCGAACAGTTCGCGCGGCGTGCCGTCGATCTCGACCGCCTCGATATAGGCGTTGCCCGAGACCAGCAGGTGCCCGTAGATGCCGTCGAGGAAGCGCATCCCGCCCTCGCGCGGGTTCGGCCGGGCGAGAAGTTCGAGCAGGGGATGCGCCTCGTCGGCGCCGGCCAACGTCAGCGGAAGCGAGGCGGCGGCCTCGGCCACCAGCCGCACGGCACGGTGGACGACGGCGTTGCGCTGGAAGCCCTCGCGGGCGAGCGCCGCGTAATCGCGCGCGGTCCAGACCGCTCGGCTCTCCCCGTACAGGGCGACGGCCGCGCTCGCCTTCGTGGCCGGAACGAAGCCCGCGGCCCTGGCGAGCCGGGTCATGAGTCCAGGCATGGCACGTCCCCCGCCCAAAAGTGTTTCACGTGAAATTAACCGCACCGCTCGTCACAGCCGGCGGATGCGCGGCTCCGCACTCGGCGTCAGCATCAGGTGCGTCAGCGCCCAGACCAGGGCATCCAGCCGATCCGGCGAGCCGCCGCCGGGCAGGCCGCCGGGGCCGAAGGCGCACATCTCGTCTTCCAACGCCGACAGCGGTCCGACATGGCGGACGCGGCCCTGGGCGTAGAGGAGCGAGACCGGCTCGGCCCGCAGCATCTTTCCCCGCGTCGCCCGCACCGTGACGACGGGCACGCTCGCATCGGCCTCGGCCAGGACCGAGACGACCATCTCGCCGCCCTGGTTGACCTCGGCCACCAGCACGTCCGCGCCGAGGCGATGGTAGAGCGTCAGAGCCGCCCGCGCCCAGGCGGCAGGGGCCGCCCGTTCCAGGGTCGCGTCGGCGAGCACGTAGGCGCTGCCGTCCGCCGCGAGCCCCGCCGCGACGATCCCGCAGGCATCCGCACCGGCTCGCGACGAGGCGGGCGGATCGACCGCGACGGCGATGCGCTGCAACGGCGGCGCCTCGGAGATGCGGGCGCTCTCGATGGTCTCGCGGGTCCAGAGCGCGTCCGGCCGGTCCTCGATCAGCTCGCCGTCGAGTTCCTGGCGCCCGAGCCGGGTGCCGGCGTAGCGACCGACCACCTCTTCGAGGAAACGCGGCGCGAGGTTCCGGGCGTTGTCGGCGGTGCGCGAGCGCGTCACCACGCTCCTCGGATCGGCGAGAAGCCGGCGGATCAGCGGCACCGGACGCGGCGTCGTGGTGACGAGACCGCGCGGATGCGTCCCGAGCCGCAGGCCGAACTGGATCATGTCGTAGGCGGCCTCCGCCCCGCGCCACTTCGCGACCTCGTCGGACCACGCCGCGCCGAACTGGGGCCCGCGCAGGGAATCCGGCTCCTCGGCCGAGAAGGCCAGCGCCACCGCGCCGTTGCCGAACACCACCCGCCGCCGCGACGGCTGCCAGGCCAGCGGCGCGCCGCCGAGGCGCGGCAGGGCGAGAAGCCCGGACGGCCCCTCGATCATCACGTCGCGCACGTCGGCGAAGGTCTCGCCGACCAGCGCGATGCGCCCGACGGGCTCCTCCGTGAAGACGGGATCGCCGAGGGCCAACCCGCGCACCCATTCCGCCCCGGTGCGGGTCTTGCCGGAGCCGCGCCCGCCGATCACCGCCCAGGTGGTCCAGCGGCCCGGGGGCGGGAGCTGATCGTGCCGCGCGAGATGGAGCCAGTCCGCCTCAAGCAGGCGCAGATGCTCCGGGGAGAGCCGGCTCAGGAACGCCGTCGTCCGGCTCCGCCGCCGCGAATGCAGCATAGCGGCGCGCGATATCCGTGCGCATCGCCACGAGATCGGCAACGGACAGGGAAGGCCAGCCGGCTGCGCCATCCGCCCCTCCCTCCCGCACGGCCCGGTCGGCCGCCTTCATGTCGTCGAGCAGGTTCTTGAGGCCGCCGAGATCGCGCAGCACTTTTGCCGAATCGAACCCGGCGGGCGGCGCCTCCGCGTCGAGGGCCGCATCGAACCGCTCGATCTGCCGTTCGATCTGCGCCAGCAAGCGCGCCCGCAACCGCCTGGCATCGGGCGCCCGCTTGCGGGATTTTCCGGGACTTGGCTTTAAAGGCGCACTCGGCGGGGGCTCGCTGCATGGCTCGGAGGGGTCCGGCATCGCCGCGTCTCCATCCACACTTCCTGAGCGTGCCCTCTACCTACACGAGGAGC from Methylorubrum populi includes these protein-coding regions:
- a CDS encoding phage portal protein; this translates as MPGLMTRLARAAGFVPATKASAAVALYGESRAVWTARDYAALAREGFQRNAVVHRAVRLVAEAAASLPLTLAGADEAHPLLELLARPNPREGGMRFLDGIYGHLLVSGNAYIEAVEIDGTPRELFGLRPDRMRVVAGADGWPVAYEYAVGGRRVRYEQAGAVPPILHLTLFNPLDDHYGLSPMEAAAVPLDIHNAAGAWNKALLDNAARPSGALVFAPSTGAALSDTQFTRLKAELEASYQGSANAGRPLLLDGGLDWRPLSLSPKEMDFVEAKAAAAREIALAFGVPPLLLGLPGDNTHANYAEANRAFYRQTVIPLVRRTADSLARWLEPAFGPARLEPDLDAVEALATERESLWRRVQGADFLSAAEKREAVGYSSEVPGTGA
- a CDS encoding terminase family protein, whose product is MSRLSPEHLRLLEADWLHLARHDQLPPPGRWTTWAVIGGRGSGKTRTGAEWVRGLALGDPVFTEEPVGRIALVGETFADVRDVMIEGPSGLLALPRLGGAPLAWQPSRRRVVFGNGAVALAFSAEEPDSLRGPQFGAAWSDEVAKWRGAEAAYDMIQFGLRLGTHPRGLVTTTPRPVPLIRRLLADPRSVVTRSRTADNARNLAPRFLEEVVGRYAGTRLGRQELDGELIEDRPDALWTRETIESARISEAPPLQRIAVAVDPPASSRAGADACGIVAAGLAADGSAYVLADATLERAAPAAWARAALTLYHRLGADVLVAEVNQGGEMVVSVLAEADASVPVVTVRATRGKMLRAEPVSLLYAQGRVRHVGPLSALEDEMCAFGPGGLPGGGSPDRLDALVWALTHLMLTPSAEPRIRRL